AGCTAGGTACCAGTTTAAGCAGataattgcattaaaaaaataggtgTCGTGCTTTAAAAAGTCACATCCATTTTTTATGTCAATACTTGATGGCTGAAGATCCATACATTTTATATGAACGCGTCAGTCGCTACATGTACTTGCgccgttaaattttttttatttccgccatactgttttacttttataattgtCTGCACTAAACAGTCTTTTGACATAATCTCCTAACTGCGACATTGGTATATGACTGGAACAAATGATTACGCCAGTACCTTCAGTTCTATTTAACTGAGTAACTGTTTAGAttgttgaagttatacttctttaggcgcgttagggaaaaatgatgagtaaatttttacgatgaaGTTAGCTGTTAGTACACTTTCTCTTCAAAGTCTATGGacgcattccggtgatttaattgattcaatagtACAGAAACCTCAAATTTTAGTGGTGAGTGAAACTAAGTTGTCGGATACTGAGTCTATtaatattccaaatttaattatgtttattatgtccatttctttatgtagatttttttttgtgatatttgaataaacttatttaactagataatgcgttataataaaacttccaatgtattaaatacctttttctaatGTTAGTGTCGTGTTACAAATGTAGAATAAGATaatgatttttatcttgtttcgccaaagaagtataacttctaacgcgtttacaaacagtacaacaatacacacttttttttttttagtattgtttgttttcttttgatttatttttatttttcgtattcTTACTATTGTATGAATGAAGCATGTAGTTAATTAGTAGTGTCAtggtttaattaatataaatgtgtGAGTGGATTTGTTcgtttccattaaaaaaataaacaaaataaatcacgATAGGCGAATGTGCATAGtttcatataaaatgtatgtaatgtattgtATCAGTTTGGTTTTCCACCATGCCGATACTAACATAGTTTCATTCCAActttttcataatttcttttCCGATGGATCTTCATCTTTAAACTTGACATTAAACGTTCAAACTCAGTCGTATTCGATTTCCAAACATGACACATGTACCATTCATCTTTCATCATCAAACGGTTACAAATACTACACCGACATAGAAAACGAATGTTTAATGTATTACTAGATACGAGTATCGAGTGGAGATGCTACACCAAGTGTCTCGAGATCCGTCGAAGAATATCGTGCGCGAGTTTGCTTCGGACTTCGAAGTGGGCGAGTGTTGGGGCTACAATCGGTTCTTCCGATTAGATCTCCTCGCCAGCGAGGGTTATCTCAACCCTGACACGGACACCCTTATATTAAGGTaagctgtttttttataaatcgctTATGACGTATTAGTTTCTGACAGAATTCTGAAAGTAGCACCAGGCACCACCAAAAAGGCATTAAATAGGTACTCTATATAGCAGTGTATCAATTCATCGTCATAATTTCGTCCGTAGGAATAATAAAAGTGCTGGAAGTCACAAAAAAGAGCAAAATGTAGATTTAGAAGTGACAAGTCTATGGTAGGACATTAAAAGAAAGTTAGAGAATGATGTCACCAGTTTTGGTGTGATGGTGTATTTTTTCTTCCTCGCAAGGTTCCAAGTGCGTCCACCGACGTTCTACCAGCGTTGCCGCGACCAGCAGTGGTACATTACCCAGTTGATTACGATGCAGAATCAGCACATCCTACAAATCAATGATCTCAAAGAGGTATTTGTTGCAGTCCTTAATTTAGATTGACTTCTTATTTCCTCAGAATCGCAGAAAACGGAAGATAAACCTTCCAATCGAATTGAATATCAGCTTTTATAAATACTCCACCAAATGTGTTATCCTATGTATGTATAGAGCAGTAGCTAAGATCATGAATGGGTGAACTCATAACAAACTCATAttctcatttttaatattaattaggacCTCTAACGCAGCAACCGGTCGTCGTTATATTTTGCAAAACAATAGTAAAAGGAACCCAGAAAAAGAGATACACGCTGACGAAGTTTCGGGCATAGGAAGCAAAAGCAACACTAGAATCAGAACTCAACTAAATATAACTGCTTTTTTGATTACGCGTGTACGAAGCGTTTGGATTACTCATTTCTGCATTCTACAATTACGTTTAtacattttcattataaaattccTTCACAGAGGCTGACATTGGAAATGTCTCGCAACTCGATAGCCGCGACCCGTTCTACGCCAAACGGTTCAGTGACGTCACAGTCCAACGTCACAGGCAACAACGATACTGACAACCCTTCGCAGAACAATCCCGTCGATGGTGGTAACAACATTACCGCTGCGATGATCAGCGACCACCAGTGGAAGTTTACTATGCCCCACAACATTATTAGTGGCCAGAGGTTGACAAGTCCAGGTCAGTTTCGGTCATATATAacttaggaaattggcgttgtcTACCCCGTGCTTCGTAGAGCACGTTGAGCCCTCGGTGTTGCGCAAATGTTGATATAGCGCGCTGCAAGACCGCATGTCAAATTAATTATGCGTTCGCGACGCCAACACAACAATAACTACTTTGGCTCCTTGACAGACGTCTAACTGCATTGTAGCAGCGTTGTGACTGATACTTTCCCTGCTATGAGCGAGGAGGGCAGTTGCTATCACTGGGACCTCAATAAGCTGACGAATATCTAAACAAACTATGTAAAAAGGCATCCTGCGTGACGAATATCTTAACAAACTATGTAAAAAAGTGTCCTGCGAGTGACAAGACGAATGTTAGACGTCATCTTGTGAGGCAAACGACTCAGTTTGGATGCTGCGGTTTGGCGTTAGTAATCCTAAATATTTAAGGACCTTTGCACGCTACAATGAACGAAAACGGCCTGTATCTTTGCCTTGCTTTTGGATCACGCGTCTTGTTTTAAAAGCAAGAAAGatttagcctagtggttaaggctttGGCTTCATATACGGAGAGACCGAAACCACCGAGTTGAGTgcgttaaaaatttataatttttgaattttctctggtctggtctggtgggacgctttagccgtggctagtaaccaccctaccgacaaaaactaGCCGcgaagcgattcagtgttcttgtgcgatgtcgcgttaaaACCGACtatgggtatgactaccatactccctaacaggttagcccgcaaccatcttagactgcatccggcgtagcgggccggtaatgggtggataatgGACCTAGTAATTATCCTTGGCAGGTGCTGCATTCGATGAGTCGTGCAACAACGCAGTTTGTCGCTTCGGCGACTACGTAGACCGATCTCGCGCCGCTCAACACGTGCTCGACGCACCTCAGAACTTACCTTCCACTTCCAGGTCCAAAACAAAACACTAAAACATATCATATTAAGTACACTGATACTCATAAAAATAcatgtgatatttttttcactCTTGTGGCACCAGTTATTGAATGCGGAGAAAGATTCCACTGACAATAATCTAGgaagaaattaaatttcatattttttgtatttgtattattagaTTCGCTGTTATATTAATGTAGATTCTAATGGTTAGATTTGTTGGAAATTTCCATAAACGTTTCACGAATAACTCTTTCGCTTAGCGATTAAATTCTAGTACTTACGCTGAATTCAAACAAAGAATAGGGGTTTTACTACCGgcgcaatattataataaagcagtgttattataatattggtgACGTCCTTTTTAACTTCATGTCCTTTATGGTAGAAAGTCCGACTATTTTACCATTTAATTCTTTcatttaatgttgttttttaatgctttgtacatatggtgtacaataaagtattttttatttgatttgacgTTTTGTCTCagaattataatacttatatttagTTATGACATGTACAAGCGTCAGTAAGGCCTTTGATATCAAGCAATTCCGAGCTAGTGAAACGAAAGAATGTTTCTGACAGGTCGACAAATTCGCTGCAAGCTGGTGGTCCGGACAACTTAGCGTTGGTCAGTCTGCACACGCTTCTGAGCGCGGCCGGCGCTGCCCCCGCGCCCCGCAACACCCGCATGCGTACACGTCCCGACAAGCAGACCGTTGCCGACTCGCCACTTACCGGTGAGCATTACCGCTTACACTCAGTGGCGTTCATGTTATAATAGCTATAACGGTAAAACCATCTTATAGTCAGACTGTCTCCCTTAGCATCCATGGACAATGAATTCCGGACCCTTTTGGAGAAGTACATCGTAAATCATTAGGTAATTAGTACAGGAGCtagtgatacgctcgaccgtaacaatagaaagatctttctccgagcgggtgatcgtgcttgGGGACCGAGGTACGACCATTCATATATGGACGTTTGTATATATGGTAAATTtttggcgccatctagtttgttTAATGTGGAGACTGCTACAATTTGAAAACAGTGACTTAGGTTACTTTCTATTTTCGGACATATATAGGATAGAAATCGATTCTCGATTCAACATTGCGCATAAAATCAAATGTTTGCGGTGTAGCGGTGGCGAGCACGCCGATTACGGAGGCGTCCACGGGCAACACAACGGTGTTGTGTTCGTCGCTATCGTCCCCGGAGCTGAATGCGACGGGTGGCGAGACGCAGGCCGACGCAACCGCGGCACCCCCCACTTCTGAGGCAGGCCCCGCAATCCCCGCGCAACCTGCCTCGGAATCCAGCAGTGACACCGGGGTAAGAATACACACCCTTTTATATTAAAGCATCTTTTGCTACGTTCACTTACATTTTTATTCAGGAATTTTGGAAACGTTTCCGTTAACATctacgtttatatatatatatatctctatgccaaatttGAGCCGAATCCATCAATTTGTTTGAggtgtgcgttgatagatcattCTATATCCTATTCTTttcatatatagatatatagacaCAGTCTTACCTGACGGAAAGTGTAGATGAGGCCTTAAACCGGCCGGCCTTAACCTAGCCGGCGTATGAGAAATGAAGAGAAGACGTAAATTGCTTTGTGCAAGTTCTTGGGATGACGCCACAGGAAAGGAGGAAAAACCCACTGTACcagaaaaactaaatattactaTCGATAATGGCGATCATAATCAAGCGGTAGCGGTCGAAGTGTCACGGGTACTTCAAACCCAGCATAGCTTCTCGAAGAAtccaaaaaatacattaaattgcACGATCTCCTCTCGAAAACCACCTAGAATATGCGTTACTTCCTTACGGGATAtactgaataaatattttttttctaattttctcaCAGGATTTAATGTTCAATCAATTGGACTATGCATTTGTTGGCGAAAACAACCCTAACCATGTTGACGAGAACTCCAACGAGGAGAATGATGTGGATGAAGAAACTATGTCAGGTAAGCAGTGTGACAGTTCATTTGGGGAAGTGGCAAAATTCCAAAGACCttgtctattatttttaattttttatttgtggtcCCGTTTTTAGGCAAAGACCTTTTCTTATTTTGATAATCTTACCTTCTTTATAATTATCGCGGTCCCTTTTTTGGGGCGCAAtttactcgctcgcaatcgaggaaaTCCTTTTCGAAACACTATACCGATAAAGTAAATAGGGCCTAATACTACACTTTTTAGAGTTACATATTCTGCATTCTGCGATCTATTTTGCTGCGATGTTCGGCTCTTAACGAggtcaagcgagtcgctgggagcaaCTGGAAGCAAGGGGCCCAGgcccgtggattttggaactccctacaaaatacctatgtccagctgtggagtCAATCGGTTGGAGTGATGATGGTACTACTTGAATGCGGTCATGTTACGATTTTAAGTAGTTCCATTCCTGCAAGATTACCCCTATCCGTTTCCCAATCCCGCTCCCGTCCTGCAGAACCGTCATCCGGGCCCGATAGCGGCTGCTCGTGGTGCGCATTGGCAGAGTCCCCGGGCTCGTTGTGCTCTGACGACGCGCCCCCGGCTCGGCGTCGCCGCCTGCGGGCGCACCCGTACCGCCCGCGCCGCTGCACCCGTGACCCCACCCGTGATTGCTGTGATGCCGACGACAGCACCTATCACACACATTGAACCTTCCTTAAAGACTTTACCCCCGTCCCATATACACAAATATCCATAAACCaaccaacaaaaaaacaaaatcgagtTACCGGGGCATTATTGCATTTGTACGTTAGGTATATGTTGTTTTGACATTGTTGATGTAAAATACCTTTGCGGATTAGACTGTGGCGacgcacattgagtataaaatCGAGCTCACTTTCATTGTATTTTTCCTCCCTTCAACCAACACCATTACTTTAATTACTGGAACAATTTTGCAATGGACAAAGTCCTTTTTTGTCCTTTTTCTAATGCTGCGAGTCACATTACTGGCGAATGCACATTAGGCATAAAATCGGACTCTCCTTTCgtaggattttaaaataaataatacttactttCTTTAAACAAACCATCCTTTCATGCATTTTTTATACGAAATAGTTTCGATGTGTTACATCTGCTAGGCGTCCTAGTTTCTtgttattattcaaattttccatttttcatCTTCTACGACTGCTGTCTCCTTTACGGAAGTTGGATTCACCAAGGCTATCTTTAATTTTGGCCCAGTCGTTTAGACTAACAAGTACTAGTATCTTAGCAtaaaatttgctcgctcgcaatcgaggatacgttttcgcatatcaaactataCCATCACAGTAAAATGGTCCTTATTGTACTCATTTTAGATTCGCAAATCCCGTACTtctcattttgtttttgaattgTTCTGCCCTAGCTGAAGAATTCAGGCAtataagttccattttactctgtctGATGATCAGGTATTTCAGGTATTTCGATACTTGAAAACGACTCTTCTATTGCGAGCGAGCTgcgaatcttgtactaagggtactggTGTTCATTCAATtgccattttttaaattaattaatgttattataatatattatatcataatttttttggcTTTGGGTGGACTTGAATAAGGCACTATTTCGTTCAGGAACGAGTGAGGTAACGCCTTACTTAATAAGGGCCTATCTCTTGTTATTTTAGGGTCATCAAAAACAAGCCTTGCTCTTCGGTTTTAAGCGCAATTTGATAGCGAACCAATATGACAAAGCAGGATGTACCGTTTGTGGGTATACAGATTTGTTATGCCATTTTCAAGCTTACATCGGTTTAACGatatatttgcatttatttctttattctaatgGGACTTATCTTGGAATACCTACTGCTAGTGCAATCAGTAAGGCaaagacaaaatatttaaaaagaatttattcaattaatagCAAAACCAGTGCACTTTTACtttaaattgcattttaattCAACTTGACTTGCGTTATTTCTCAAAGTAgagaaaaagtatttaaaagtagaataacgttgtaataaattgatactttaatataaatggtattcaaatgttttttggtattattatattctttcaattgataagttaatatatatatattttttcaaacttaaataatattttcgttaagtttattgtttgagtatatttttcatttttgtttgtagccttattaaatataagttaaatagATGATGATTTGACTTTCCCAGTATTTTCGATACAAATATTTCTTGatgttaaatttttcatttataattaaatacaataccatgaaaatattttatttatttgaaaacagaACACATTCTATATCAaaggtaaattatatacttgaaattaatacattaaaataagaaatacgTACCTCGTTTATTTCCTAACAAAATCTATTAGAAGTTATTACTTAGGCAAGGCTattgcctataacagtccacttagtcgcctcgtacgacacccccGGGAAGAGAAGGTAGTGTCAACTTTATGCTGAGCTCCGTCACCACACAcgataattaatattcaaaaatgattttttcATGTAGTCATAACAGGCACTTATTAGCCTTCATGCTTCACaagagggtttcaaacgcgccctggtctatgaagagccATTAACAAACTTTACGAACagccagttttttttgttatcaatgtcaagtcaatgaaaataaatattttgattttattttgaatctCACATCTCTCTCAacaggaaaaatatatatagaggATCTCGAGGGCGCGTCCGGTGATTCTAATCGGCCAAATGAAGAGGGCATATATAACAAAATCGAACTCCCCTTTcataacatttttcaataaagaatacttacatattttatcctttaaataaaatacttacaaataaaCCAACCTTTTATGCATATTTTCGATTCAAAAtagtttcgatgtttcacaATCAGGCGTCCTCGTTActtgttattttcatttatcatcTTCTACAACTGCTGTCTCCCTTACCTAAGTTAGCAACCATTAAGGATCGTTAATTTAGGCACAGTCGCAGTtctttttgttaacaccatctcatagtcaattaaaatgaatgttttaattttactataaatcTTTCATATCTCTTAACAGGAGAAAACGATATCGAGGGCGCGTGCGGTGATTCTAGCCGGCCAAACGAAGAGGGCGATATACTAAGTCGACTTCTGTGCGCGGTGCACGGGCGGGGGGTGACACCCGCCGGCAGCGACGGGCCGGTGTCACCCGCTGACTCGCCTTACGTACCACCCGGGTTCTCGCCGTACTCGCCGTATCACCATCCGCACACGGTGCTGCAAACACCCACGCCCGCGAGGCTTGACGATCCGCAGCTGTCGACGGCTGCGCACACGGACATGTTACTGTTGAATCTCATGCGCATTAATGGACTGACGCCCAAGTGTTCGCGGAGTAGCAAGCACGGTGAGTTTCCTATGCAATATAACTTTATAActatatgaattaaaaattgaacaaaccaaaaaacaaaaatagtatcTAGTAGTCTAGCTCTTAACTTGTGTTTCttttaatccgccattttgttgcggcggccatcttgcttGTCGATTGTCACCAAACATACGTGATGTAATGAATGTAGTTGtcaaatttctaaaataaaaaaaaaccacacagGAAGCATAAGAAgctgtgataaaaagtatacttttaGATCTGCCATTTTAGATTGCACTAATATATCTGTTGTGTTTCACTGTCCAAAACTGACAATGATATAATCAATTGATAAAAAACACGTTAGAGTTTCTCACACTATctcatcaaaaatatttaaatcttctGTGAAAGAATATAAAGAGGGTATCAGAGTTGCTATTTTATCACTaatcatctctcacaagatagcaaaatttatgttaaaatgtaaaatgtaaataattgatgttggaaaagcgcaactgctgagtttcttgccggcttctttctTCTTTTGTCTACAATCGGTTCGGAAGGGAGATTCTataccttccgaaccgatggtagagacacaacaaacatacagacttgacgtttcgaaatattaattaggcctacttgaaataaatcgctacaaagcgataaggtcgccttgtatacttcttctgtctgtgttttcttttattcttcttctgtatttttatttgtgtgcaaataataaataaatgaattcgaattgaattttgaatttgaaaacttTACTTACTGCTCGTTTCTTCCTTGTAAACACGTATAACCAATAGATTGCGTTACGCTTAAAATGTAAGTATTTTTCTTATAAGGCGGGGGTTTAACTTTGTCCTTAGTTCCAAAACGCAACTGGGCCACGTCGTCACAAAGCGACCCCACATTGCCGCGAACTAATTGCGGGGGCGCGACTCCACGACCCCCGCGCAATAACCCCAGCCGCGGCCGACGTCCCCAGCGGTCACCGCGGAACCCACCACTGTCCCCAGGGCAACTACATCGTGACAACGTACCAGGTATGTGTGAGAAAGTTCCCCCGATAATTCTTTTCTTTAGGGTTACGTACCCAAAGCGTAAAACGGGACCTTATTATTACCTACGCTGTCcatctgtcaccaggctgtatttCATGAACGCTggtagttgaaattttcacagatgatgtatttctgttgccgctataacaaaaatggacggaataaaataaatatttaagggagCTCCTACACAAAAGACATGACATTTTTGCTGTTTGCAGGATTTCTTGCAGACTCACACTTTGcaggctttttttttatgccGCTACAAGTATGCACTTGCGGgcggggtaacctgttaggtagtaaGCAGTTTAAACTCAAAGGTTACTTAATCGGTTTCaatcttcaataaaataaagagtaaatattatattagtatactagctgttgcccgcgacttagtctgcgtttgattttgttttttgatgtggcattctagttagttttagttctaaaaaaattttaagtattcagtatcgctaagtattaaatgaggggtttgctgctgtccgctgaggagttctgtcctttatctccaaccacatttatcagatcaacacaaattttgggcaaaattaaatacacctaacctctatagtagaaaaataattatttaaatcggtaataatttgtcttcggttatggtgtaaaatcgtcaaacactttcatccccactCCCAAACGAACCGaggttaatgtcgggataaaaagtatcctatattacttctaacacttccaagaatatgtgtacaaagtttcatgaggatcagttaaggagtttttgcgtgaaatcgtaacaaacaaacttatattgacatttataataaaacaacctaatgcattgacgagtgacactgactacattttatttttaaaacaaaaaaacatgtcatgcgctagtaacatattgtgtagatatTAGACCTTTAACAGTAGGGATTagtaaatattagtatattagtaaatattaattaaattatttttatgtattttgcatttaataatatcttcaaattttattctgtattgcatatttttggtagttatcatttagtatattgtacctttatttgtaccacaataaaatcatcttactcacatcctggggtagctggaagagatcttttATAAAGATAAGCTTTCATTTGTACACTACTTGTATCAcattttatggtacataaataataaataaaagtaataaaaaaaataagacaatgtcctatccaatttaaaaatataagaattttGAGGACCTTTCTTGCCTGGCGCAATGGTTAGCGCTGTGTATTTATAAGTGGGAGTACACTAACTCAGCATCAGATAAGATCACattcaaggactaacttgtagtggaataaaaaaaaacttaatagtcTCG
The Pararge aegeria chromosome 6, ilParAegt1.1, whole genome shotgun sequence genome window above contains:
- the LOC120624248 gene encoding uncharacterized protein LOC120624248 isoform X2, encoding MASRGEKVNGNGEEQIVETLAEVFRCFICMEKLVDAHLCPHCSKLCCYACVRRWLTEQRSQCPHCRAALHLHELVNCRWVEEVTQQIETMQQTNSACQRESFRDRCPTHQEKLTVYCWTCRRCICHQCALWGGTHSGHTFKPLEEVYNQHVTQIRDEVSQLRRRIMELISLVQDVERNVESVRSAKDERVREIRNAVELMISRLDSALKAKLLTLMGQKNSLTQETEQLEHLLQEVEHQLHSSTRSELIAKSGELSKMIHQVRKKPMASFVTAPVPADFHSEIVPSYDSSTFPLAHFTQLQHAAAPVYSAALHVNGLCWRLKVYPDGNGVVRGNYLSVFLELSAGLPETSKYEYRVEMLHQVSRDPSKNIVREFASDFEVGECWGYNRFFRLDLLASEGYLNPDTDTLILRFQVRPPTFYQRCRDQQWYITQLITMQNQHILQINDLKERLTLEMSRNSIAATRSTPNGSVTSQSNVTGNNDTDNPSQNNPVDGGNNITAAMISDHQWKFTMPHNIISGQRLTSPGAAFDESCNNAVCRFGDYVDRSRAAQHVLDAPQNLPSTSRSTNSLQAGGPDNLALVSLHTLLSAAGAAPAPRNTRMRTRPDKQTVADSPLTAVASTPITEASTGNTTVLCSSLSSPELNATGGETQADATAAPPTSEAGPAIPAQPASESSSDTGDLMFNQLDYAFVGENNPNHVDENSNEENDVDEETMSGENDIEGACGDSSRPNEEGDILSRLLCAVHGRGVTPAGSDGPVSPADSPYVPPGFSPYSPYHHPHTVLQTPTPARLDDPQLSTAAHTDMLLLNLMRINGLTPKCSRSSKHVPKRNWATSSQSDPTLPRTNCGGATPRPPRNNPSRGRRPQRSPRNPPLSPGQLHRDNVPGSVGWSNAAHGNSATSAEGGAALRECYWPSASSLSDTDDVEDTLFDMLLNSLSLEGANMAECDDAPPVQPWSPPRDPRTD
- the LOC120624248 gene encoding uncharacterized protein LOC120624248 isoform X1, yielding MASRGEKVNGNGEEQIVETLAEVFRCFICMEKLVDAHLCPHCSKLCCYACVRRWLTEQRSQCPHCRAALHLHELVNCRWVEEVTQQIETMQQTNSACQRESFRDRCPTHQEKLTVYCWTCRRCICHQCALWGGTHSGHTFKPLEEVYNQHVTQIRDEVSQLRRRIMELISLVQDVERNVESVRSAKDERVREIRNAVELMISRLDSALKAKLLTLMGQKNSLTQETEQLEHLLQEVEHQLHSSTRSELIAKSGELSKMIHQVRKKPMASFVTAPVPADFHSEIVPSYDSSTFPLAHFTQLQHAAAPVYSAALHVNGLCWRLKVYPDGNGVVRGNYLSVFLELSAGLPETSKYEYRVEMLHQVSRDPSKNIVREFASDFEVGECWGYNRFFRLDLLASEGYLNPDTDTLILRFQVRPPTFYQRCRDQQWYITQLITMQNQHILQINDLKERLTLEMSRNSIAATRSTPNGSVTSQSNVTGNNDTDNPSQNNPVDGGNNITAAMISDHQWKFTMPHNIISGQRLTSPGAAFDESCNNAVCRFGDYVDRSRAAQHVLDAPQNLPSTSRSTNSLQAGGPDNLALVSLHTLLSAAGAAPAPRNTRMRTRPDKQTVADSPLTAVASTPITEASTGNTTVLCSSLSSPELNATGGETQADATAAPPTSEAGPAIPAQPASESSSDTGDLMFNQLDYAFVGENNPNHVDENSNEENDVDEETMSGENDIEGACGDSSRPNEEGDILSRLLCAVHGRGVTPAGSDGPVSPADSPYVPPGFSPYSPYHHPHTVLQTPTPARLDDPQLSTAAHTDMLLLNLMRINGLTPKCSRSSKHVPKRNWATSSQSDPTLPRTNCGGATPRPPRNNPSRGRRPQRSPRNPPLSPGQLHRDNVPGSVGWSNAAHGNSATSAEGGAALRECYWPSASSLSDTDDVEVVLDYNDTLFDMLLNSLSLEGANMAECDDAPPVQPWSPPRDPRTD